In a genomic window of Amblyomma americanum isolate KBUSLIRL-KWMA chromosome 4, ASM5285725v1, whole genome shotgun sequence:
- the Naa40 gene encoding N-alpha-acetyltransferase 40, with amino-acid sequence MVRSRKATKQVNIGPLLVRTANESADPLQAAITEPAIYCRDDLRVRVSCVRAAAAPQDLREWAFDLVSRNMRTLYEASQWGWSENAKRKELSHRDAWYLVAHMEDDNDGNGLPVGFVHFRFDMDGGMSVLYCYELQLESHVQRRGLGSHLMRQLDVLAAHFRMCKTVLTVFKSNTGALAFYQKALGYRIDETSPAGDAADYVILSRRTGVPAKR; translated from the exons ATGGTCCGCAGCCGGAAGGCCACCAAGCAGGTCAATATTGGGCCTCTGCTCGTGCGCACGGCCAATGAATCGGCTGACCCCCTGCAGGCTGCCATCACTGAGCCAGCTATCTACTGCCGGGATGACCTGAGG GTGCGGGTGAGTTGCGTGCGTGCTGCGGCAGCCCCTCAAGACCTGCGCGAGTGGGCCTTTGACCTGGTGTCGCGCAACATGCGCACCCTGTACGAAGCCAGCCAGTGGGGCTGGAGCGAGAACGCCAAGCGCAAGGAGCTGAGCCATCGTGATGCTTGGTACCTGGTTGCACACATGGAGGATGACAACGATGGCAATGGCTTGCCCGTTGGGTTTGTCCACTTTCG CTTCGACATGGATGGCGGCATGTCAGTGCTGTACTGCTACGAGCTGCAGCTGGAGTCGCACGTGCAGCGACGGGGCCTGGGCTCGCATCTCATGCGGCAGCTGGACGTGCTGGCTGCCCACTTCCGCATGTGCAAGACTGTACTCACTGTCTTCAAGAGCAACACAGGCGCGCTGGCCTTCTACCAGAAGGCACTTGGCTACCGCATTGATGAGACCAGTCCAGCAGGTGACGCAGCCGACTATGTCATCCTTAGCCGACGCACGGGAGTACCTGCGAAGCGCTGA